The Helicoverpa armigera isolate CAAS_96S chromosome 18, ASM3070526v1, whole genome shotgun sequence genome has a window encoding:
- the LOC110382790 gene encoding tRNA-splicing endonuclease subunit Sen2 — protein sequence MTTLQSEDCQTNDLNDSFPMAIESLRFPLDNSMRIVFTGFYNGFNVEVRSVEEIALLYHMGCFGKGSASRSQPKAAQNDVTPRIMRKRQFLKRNYWFKKFGGFKGTAEADNFMKDVEGLTAKIIGDGEKRTQKDVIDLVSSDEDDGAETNSTHSSERFQNHDKEDIVVIVPNSESEEENYFANMKPKCCLNKVKIQEKLMLTPQEAFFLLYGLGCLQIVSLDNTLLNIEKCWDIFTTADSKFVNKYVVYHYYRSKGYVVKPGIKFGGDYLLYKEGPGISHADNIVVIKSSYKEDDWVSILGHVRMANTTVKEILIVEVIRPTENVKLPEDLKLFSIRELLLSRNLPVVINEDD from the exons ATGACTACTTTGCAATCAGAAGATTGTCAAACTAATGACCTAAATGACTCATTTCCGATGGCTATTGAATCATTGCGATTTCCATTAGATAATTCAATGCGAATTGTGTTTACTGGATTTTACAATGGATTTAATGTAGAGGTAAGGTCTGTGGAGGAGATAGCGCTTCTGTACCACATGGGATGTTTTGGAAAAGGATCAGCATCGCGCTCGCAGCCGAAAGCCGCCCAAAACGACGTTACGCCGCGCATCATGCGAAAGAGACAGTTTTTAAAACGAAATTATTGGTTTAAAAAATTCGGTGGATTCAAAGGAACTGCAGAAGCAGATAATTTCATGAAAGATGTCGAAGGACTTACTGCTAAAATAATTGGTGACGGCGAAAAGAGAACACAGAAGGATGTCATAGATTTGGTATCCAGCGATGAGGATGACGGGGCAGAAACAAATTCTACTCATAGTTCTGAAAGATTTCAGAATCATGACAAGGAAGACATTGTGGTGATAGTTCCCAACAGTGAGTCTGAGGAAGAAAACTACTTTGCTAATATGAagccaaaatgttgtttgaataaagttaaaatacaaGAAAAGCTTATGTTGACTCCGCAGGAAGCATTTTTTCTGCTTTATGGCTTGGGGTGTTTACAAATAGTGAGCCTTGACAACACTTTACTCAACATTGAAAAGTGTTGGGACATATTCACAACAGCAGATAGTaaatttgtaaacaaatatgtaGTGTATCACTACTACAGATCTAAGGGATATGTTGTGAAACCAGGAATCAAGTTTGGTGGAGATTATT tattgtATAAAGAGGGTCCTGGGATATCACATGCTGATAACATAGTGGTTATAAAGTCGTCTTATAAAGAAGATGACTGGGTTTCTATTCTTGGCCATGTAAGAATGGCAAATACAACAGTTAAG GAAATACTTATTGTTGAAGTAATAAGACCTACTGAAAATGTGAAGTTACCTGAGGATCTAAAATTGTTCAGCATTCGGGAATTATTATTAAGCAGGAATTTACCAGTAGTAATAAATGAAGatgactaa
- the LOC135118113 gene encoding V-type proton ATPase subunit H isoform X3, which yields MANIGDENVSQLMPSLGDEKIDMIAATSVLQIRASEIRQTQINWQSYLQSQMITQRDHDFIVNLDQRGQKELPDRNPETCAEVFMNLLTHISKDHTIQYLLVLIDDILSEDKSRVKIFREARSLGNPWQPFLNLLNRQDEFVQHMTARIIAKLACWHPHLMEKSDLHFYLSWLKDQLKMNAEKMSAELEHAEQVMLLHEKQHFAADKLQKHLKHHHKEKDSVDAGPEKYSSLYSSFDELKPLEDLPPGLHKNNDYIQSVARCLQMMLRVDEYRFAFLSVDGISTLLSILASRVNFQVQYQLVFCLWVLTFNPLLAEKMNKFNAIPILADILSDSVKEKVTRIVLAVFRNLIEKPEDHQVAKEHCIAMVQCKVLKQLSILEQKRSDDEDIMNDVDFLNERLQTSVQDLSSFDQYATEVKSGRLEWSPVHKSAKFWRENAARLNERGQELLRTLVHLLEKSSDPVVLAVACYDVGEYVRHYPRGKQYVYDLYSFVYYSIFNFICWRVRLNS from the exons ATGGCTAATATCGGGGATGAAAATGTTAGTCAACTTATGCCGTCGCTGGGTGATGAAAAAATCG ATATGATTGCAGCCACCAGCGTCTTGCAAATCCGTGCAAGCGAGATCCGCCAAACTCAGATCAATTGGCAGTCTTATCTGCA GTCTCAGATGATCACGCAACGTGACCATGACTTCATTGTGAACTTGGATCAGCGTGGTCAGAAGGAGCTGCCCGATAGGAACCCAGAAACCTGTGCTGAGGTGTTCATGAACTTGCTGACGCACATCAGCAAGGACCACACCATCCAGTACTTGCTGGTCCTGATTGATGACATCCTTTCT GAAGACAAAAGCAGGGTGAAGATCTTCCGCGAGGCGAGGTCTCTGGGCAACCCGTGGCAGCCGTTCCTCAACCTGCTGAACCGTCAGGATGAGTTTGTCCAGCACATGACTGCGCGCATCATCGCCAAGCTGGCTTGCTGGCACCCACACCTGATGGAGAAGAGTGACCTCCACTTCTACCTCTCCTGGCTCAAGGACCAACTGAAAATGAAC GCGGAGAAAATGTCTGCCGAGTTAGAGCATGCCGAGCAGGTTATGTTGCTGCACGAGAAACAGCATTTCGCCGCCGATAAACTTCAGAAACATCTGAAACATCACCACAAGGAAAAAGACAGTGTCGACGCTGGCCCAGAGAAGTACTCGAGCCTTTACAGCTCCTTTGATGAGCTGAAGCCGCTTGAGGACTTGCCGCCCGGTCTGCACAAG AACAATGACTACATTCAATCGGTGGCTCGTTGCCTGCAAATGATGCTGCGCGTCGACGAGTACCGCTTCGCGTTCCTGTCTGTGGACGGCATCTCCACCCTGCTGTCTATCCTGGCCTCCAGGGTCAACTTCCAG GTGCAATACCAGTTGGTGTTCTGCCTGTGGGTGCTGACCTTCAACCCGCTGTTAGCCGAGAAGATGAACAAGTTCAATGCCATCCCCATCCTGGCAGACATCCTCAGCGACTCCGTGAAGGAGAAGGTCACTCGTATTGTGCTCGCTGTCTTCAGGAACCTGATTGAGAAGCCTGAAGATCATCAG GTGGCCAAAGAACACTGCATCGCCATGGTGCAGTGCAAGGTCCTGAAGCAGCTCTCCATCTTGGAGCAGAAGCGTTCTGATGATGAGGACATTATGAACGATGTGGACTTCCTTAACGAACGCCTGCAGACCTCCGTGCAAGACCTCAGCTCCTTCGACCAGTATGCCACTGAAGTTAAGAGTGGCCG TCTCGAATGGTCTCCCGTCCATAAATCCGCTAAGTTCTGGCGCGAGAACGCGGCCCGCCTCAACGAGCGCGGCCAGGAGTTGCTGCGGACGCTCGTGCACCTGCTGGAGAAGAGCTCCGACCCCGTCGTGCTGGCCGTGGCCTGCTACGACGTCGGCGAATACGTGCGCCACTACCCTAGGGGCAAGCAGTATGTATATGatctatattcatttgtttattattcgattttcaactttatttgctgGAGGGTAAGGTTAAACAGCTAA
- the LOC110382794 gene encoding 26S proteasome non-ATPase regulatory subunit 14, whose translation MDRLLRLGGGMAGLSQAPPPTDAPAVDTAEQVYISSLALLKMLKHGRAGVPMEVMGLMLGEFVDDYTVRVIDVFAMPQTGTGVSVEAVDPVFQAKMLDMLKQTGRPEMVVGWYHSHPGFGCWLSGVDINTQQSFEALSERAVAVVVDPIQSVKGKVVIDAFRLINPNMMVLGQEPRQTTSNLGHLQKPSVQALIHGLNRHYYSISINYRKNELEQKMLLNLHKKSWMDGLTLSDYKEHCSINETTVTDMLDLAKNYNKALEDEEKMTPEQLAIKNVGKQDPKRHLEEKVDVLMSNNIVQGLGAMLDTMVFK comes from the exons ATGGATCGTCTTTTACGTCTCGGAGGAGGTATGGCTGGCTTATCCCAAGCGCCGCCGCCAACCGACGCTCCTGCTGTTGATACCGCCGAACAAGTGTACATTTCATCTCTGGCACTTCTGAAGATGTTAAAACATGGTCGTGCTGGTGTACCTATGGAAGTGATGGGGCTCATGTTag GTGAATTTGTGGACGACTATACTGTGCGTGTGATTGATGTGTTTGCCATGCCCCAGACTGGTACTGGGGTGTCCGTAGAAGCTGTGGACCCAGTCTTCCAAGCTAAAATGTTGGATATGTTAAAGCAAACTGGTAGACCCGAGATGGTGGTTGGATG GTACCACTCTCATCCTGGATTTGGTTGTTGGTTATCGGGTGTAGATATAAACACTCAGCAATCATTTGAAGCTCTGTCAGAGAGGGCTGTTGCAGTCGTGGTGGATCCTATCCAGTCCGTGAAGGGAAAAGTAGTGATTGATGCTTTCCGCCTAATCAACCCTAACATGATGGTACTTGGCCAGGAGCCGAGGCAAACCACATCAAATTTGGGGCACCTCCAGAAACCTTCCGTACAAGCCCTCATCCACGGACTGAACCGTCACTACTATTCCATCAGCATAAACTACAGGAAGAATGAATTGGAACAGAAAATGTTGCTGAACCTGCACAAAAAGTCCTGGATGGATGGACTTACTTTATCCGATTACAAAGAACACTGTTCAATCAATGAGACCACAGTTACAGACATGTTGGACTTagctaaaaattacaataaggCATTAGAAGATGAAGAGAAAATGACGCCAGAACAGCTAGCCATTAAGAATGTAGGCAAACAGGATCCCAAGAGGCATTTAGAGGAGAAAGTTGATGTCCTGATGTCCAACAACATAGTGCAGGGTCTAGGAGCGATGCTCGACACCATGGTGTTCAAATGA
- the LOC135118113 gene encoding V-type proton ATPase subunit H isoform X2, protein MDPYDEQFNPKKVFIREDMIAATSVLQIRASEIRQTQINWQSYLQSQMITQRDHDFIVNLDQRGQKELPDRNPETCAEVFMNLLTHISKDHTIQYLLVLIDDILSEDKSRVKIFREARSLGNPWQPFLNLLNRQDEFVQHMTARIIAKLACWHPHLMEKSDLHFYLSWLKDQLKMNAEKMSAELEHAEQVMLLHEKQHFAADKLQKHLKHHHKEKDSVDAGPEKYSSLYSSFDELKPLEDLPPGLHKNNDYIQSVARCLQMMLRVDEYRFAFLSVDGISTLLSILASRVNFQVQYQLVFCLWVLTFNPLLAEKMNKFNAIPILADILSDSVKEKVTRIVLAVFRNLIEKPEDHQVAKEHCIAMVQCKVLKQLSILEQKRSDDEDIMNDVDFLNERLQTSVQDLSSFDQYATEVKSGRLEWSPVHKSAKFWRENAARLNERGQELLRTLVHLLEKSSDPVVLAVACYDVGEYVRHYPRGKHIIEQLGGKQRVMYLLSHEDPNVRYEALLAVQKLMVHNWYVFILCISAYFNQK, encoded by the exons atggaTCCATACGACGAACAATTTAATC CTAAAAAGGTGTTTATCAGAGaag ATATGATTGCAGCCACCAGCGTCTTGCAAATCCGTGCAAGCGAGATCCGCCAAACTCAGATCAATTGGCAGTCTTATCTGCA GTCTCAGATGATCACGCAACGTGACCATGACTTCATTGTGAACTTGGATCAGCGTGGTCAGAAGGAGCTGCCCGATAGGAACCCAGAAACCTGTGCTGAGGTGTTCATGAACTTGCTGACGCACATCAGCAAGGACCACACCATCCAGTACTTGCTGGTCCTGATTGATGACATCCTTTCT GAAGACAAAAGCAGGGTGAAGATCTTCCGCGAGGCGAGGTCTCTGGGCAACCCGTGGCAGCCGTTCCTCAACCTGCTGAACCGTCAGGATGAGTTTGTCCAGCACATGACTGCGCGCATCATCGCCAAGCTGGCTTGCTGGCACCCACACCTGATGGAGAAGAGTGACCTCCACTTCTACCTCTCCTGGCTCAAGGACCAACTGAAAATGAAC GCGGAGAAAATGTCTGCCGAGTTAGAGCATGCCGAGCAGGTTATGTTGCTGCACGAGAAACAGCATTTCGCCGCCGATAAACTTCAGAAACATCTGAAACATCACCACAAGGAAAAAGACAGTGTCGACGCTGGCCCAGAGAAGTACTCGAGCCTTTACAGCTCCTTTGATGAGCTGAAGCCGCTTGAGGACTTGCCGCCCGGTCTGCACAAG AACAATGACTACATTCAATCGGTGGCTCGTTGCCTGCAAATGATGCTGCGCGTCGACGAGTACCGCTTCGCGTTCCTGTCTGTGGACGGCATCTCCACCCTGCTGTCTATCCTGGCCTCCAGGGTCAACTTCCAG GTGCAATACCAGTTGGTGTTCTGCCTGTGGGTGCTGACCTTCAACCCGCTGTTAGCCGAGAAGATGAACAAGTTCAATGCCATCCCCATCCTGGCAGACATCCTCAGCGACTCCGTGAAGGAGAAGGTCACTCGTATTGTGCTCGCTGTCTTCAGGAACCTGATTGAGAAGCCTGAAGATCATCAG GTGGCCAAAGAACACTGCATCGCCATGGTGCAGTGCAAGGTCCTGAAGCAGCTCTCCATCTTGGAGCAGAAGCGTTCTGATGATGAGGACATTATGAACGATGTGGACTTCCTTAACGAACGCCTGCAGACCTCCGTGCAAGACCTCAGCTCCTTCGACCAGTATGCCACTGAAGTTAAGAGTGGCCG TCTCGAATGGTCTCCCGTCCACAAATCCGCTAAGTTCTGGCGCGAGAACGCGGCCCGCCTCAACGAGCGCGGCCAGGAGTTGCTGCGGACGCTCGTGCACCTGCTGGAGAAGAGCTCCGACCCCGTCGTGCTGGCCGTGGCCTGCTACGACGTCGGCGAATACGTGCGCCACTACCCTAGGGGCAAGCA TATTATCGAGCAATTGGGTGGCAAACAGCGCGTGATGTACCTGCTCAGCCACGAAGACCCCAACGTGCGATATGAGGCTCTACTCGCCGTCCAGAAATTGATGGTTCACAACTGGTACGTTTTCATTTTGTGTATAAgtgcatattttaatcaaaaataa
- the LOC135118113 gene encoding V-type proton ATPase subunit H isoform X5, with the protein MANIGDENVSQLMPSLGDEKIDMIAATSVLQIRASEIRQTQINWQSYLQSQMITQRDHDFIVNLDQRGQKELPDRNPETCAEVFMNLLTHISKDHTIQYLLVLIDDILSEDKSRVKIFREARSLGNPWQPFLNLLNRQDEFVQHMTARIIAKLACWHPHLMEKSDLHFYLSWLKDQLKMNNNDYIQSVARCLQMMLRVDEYRFAFLSVDGISTLLSILASRVNFQVQYQLVFCLWVLTFNPLLAEKMNKFNAIPILADILSDSVKEKVTRIVLAVFRNLIEKPEDHQVAKEHCIAMVQCKVLKQLSILEQKRSDDEDIMNDVDFLNERLQTSVQDLSSFDQYATEVKSGRLEWSPVHKSAKFWRENAARLNERGQELLRTLVHLLEKSSDPVVLAVACYDVGEYVRHYPRGKHIIEQLGGKQRVMYLLSHEDPNVRYEALLAVQKLMVHNWYYLGKQLEKEQIDKQAGTVVGAKA; encoded by the exons ATGGCTAATATCGGGGATGAAAATGTTAGTCAACTTATGCCGTCGCTGGGTGATGAAAAAATCG ATATGATTGCAGCCACCAGCGTCTTGCAAATCCGTGCAAGCGAGATCCGCCAAACTCAGATCAATTGGCAGTCTTATCTGCA GTCTCAGATGATCACGCAACGTGACCATGACTTCATTGTGAACTTGGATCAGCGTGGTCAGAAGGAGCTGCCCGATAGGAACCCAGAAACCTGTGCTGAGGTGTTCATGAACTTGCTGACGCACATCAGCAAGGACCACACCATCCAGTACTTGCTGGTCCTGATTGATGACATCCTTTCT GAAGACAAAAGCAGGGTGAAGATCTTCCGCGAGGCGAGGTCTCTGGGCAACCCGTGGCAGCCGTTCCTCAACCTGCTGAACCGTCAGGATGAGTTTGTCCAGCACATGACTGCGCGCATCATCGCCAAGCTGGCTTGCTGGCACCCACACCTGATGGAGAAGAGTGACCTCCACTTCTACCTCTCCTGGCTCAAGGACCAACTGAAAATGAAC AACAATGACTACATTCAATCGGTGGCTCGTTGCCTGCAAATGATGCTGCGCGTCGACGAGTACCGCTTCGCGTTCCTGTCTGTGGACGGCATCTCCACCCTGCTGTCTATCCTGGCCTCCAGGGTCAACTTCCAG GTGCAATACCAGTTGGTGTTCTGCCTGTGGGTGCTGACCTTCAACCCGCTGTTAGCCGAGAAGATGAACAAGTTCAATGCCATCCCCATCCTGGCAGACATCCTCAGCGACTCCGTGAAGGAGAAGGTCACTCGTATTGTGCTCGCTGTCTTCAGGAACCTGATTGAGAAGCCTGAAGATCATCAG GTGGCCAAAGAACACTGCATCGCCATGGTGCAGTGCAAGGTCCTGAAGCAGCTCTCCATCTTGGAGCAGAAGCGTTCTGATGATGAGGACATTATGAACGATGTGGACTTCCTTAACGAACGCCTGCAGACCTCCGTGCAAGACCTCAGCTCCTTCGACCAGTATGCCACTGAAGTTAAGAGTGGCCG TCTCGAATGGTCTCCCGTCCACAAATCCGCTAAGTTCTGGCGCGAGAACGCGGCCCGCCTCAACGAGCGCGGCCAGGAGTTGCTGCGGACGCTCGTGCACCTGCTGGAGAAGAGCTCCGACCCCGTCGTGCTGGCCGTGGCCTGCTACGACGTCGGCGAATACGTGCGCCACTACCCTAGGGGCAAGCA TATTATCGAGCAATTGGGTGGCAAACAGCGCGTGATGTACCTGCTCAGCCACGAAGACCCCAACGTGCGATATGAGGCTCTACTCGCCGTCCAGAAATTGATGGTTCACAACTGGTAC TACCTTGGCAAGCAACTGGAGAAGGAACAGATCGACAAGCAGGCTGGCACCGTTGTCGGCGCTAAGGCCTAA
- the LOC135118113 gene encoding V-type proton ATPase subunit H isoform X1 has translation MANIGDENVSQLMPSLGDEKIDMIAATSVLQIRASEIRQTQINWQSYLQSQMITQRDHDFIVNLDQRGQKELPDRNPETCAEVFMNLLTHISKDHTIQYLLVLIDDILSEDKSRVKIFREARSLGNPWQPFLNLLNRQDEFVQHMTARIIAKLACWHPHLMEKSDLHFYLSWLKDQLKMNAEKMSAELEHAEQVMLLHEKQHFAADKLQKHLKHHHKEKDSVDAGPEKYSSLYSSFDELKPLEDLPPGLHKNNDYIQSVARCLQMMLRVDEYRFAFLSVDGISTLLSILASRVNFQVQYQLVFCLWVLTFNPLLAEKMNKFNAIPILADILSDSVKEKVTRIVLAVFRNLIEKPEDHQVAKEHCIAMVQCKVLKQLSILEQKRSDDEDIMNDVDFLNERLQTSVQDLSSFDQYATEVKSGRLEWSPVHKSAKFWRENAARLNERGQELLRTLVHLLEKSSDPVVLAVACYDVGEYVRHYPRGKHIIEQLGGKQRVMYLLSHEDPNVRYEALLAVQKLMVHNWYVFILCISAYFNQK, from the exons ATGGCTAATATCGGGGATGAAAATGTTAGTCAACTTATGCCGTCGCTGGGTGATGAAAAAATCG ATATGATTGCAGCCACCAGCGTCTTGCAAATCCGTGCAAGCGAGATCCGCCAAACTCAGATCAATTGGCAGTCTTATCTGCA GTCTCAGATGATCACGCAACGTGACCATGACTTCATTGTGAACTTGGATCAGCGTGGTCAGAAGGAGCTGCCCGATAGGAACCCAGAAACCTGTGCTGAGGTGTTCATGAACTTGCTGACGCACATCAGCAAGGACCACACCATCCAGTACTTGCTGGTCCTGATTGATGACATCCTTTCT GAAGACAAAAGCAGGGTGAAGATCTTCCGCGAGGCGAGGTCTCTGGGCAACCCGTGGCAGCCGTTCCTCAACCTGCTGAACCGTCAGGATGAGTTTGTCCAGCACATGACTGCGCGCATCATCGCCAAGCTGGCTTGCTGGCACCCACACCTGATGGAGAAGAGTGACCTCCACTTCTACCTCTCCTGGCTCAAGGACCAACTGAAAATGAAC GCGGAGAAAATGTCTGCCGAGTTAGAGCATGCCGAGCAGGTTATGTTGCTGCACGAGAAACAGCATTTCGCCGCCGATAAACTTCAGAAACATCTGAAACATCACCACAAGGAAAAAGACAGTGTCGACGCTGGCCCAGAGAAGTACTCGAGCCTTTACAGCTCCTTTGATGAGCTGAAGCCGCTTGAGGACTTGCCGCCCGGTCTGCACAAG AACAATGACTACATTCAATCGGTGGCTCGTTGCCTGCAAATGATGCTGCGCGTCGACGAGTACCGCTTCGCGTTCCTGTCTGTGGACGGCATCTCCACCCTGCTGTCTATCCTGGCCTCCAGGGTCAACTTCCAG GTGCAATACCAGTTGGTGTTCTGCCTGTGGGTGCTGACCTTCAACCCGCTGTTAGCCGAGAAGATGAACAAGTTCAATGCCATCCCCATCCTGGCAGACATCCTCAGCGACTCCGTGAAGGAGAAGGTCACTCGTATTGTGCTCGCTGTCTTCAGGAACCTGATTGAGAAGCCTGAAGATCATCAG GTGGCCAAAGAACACTGCATCGCCATGGTGCAGTGCAAGGTCCTGAAGCAGCTCTCCATCTTGGAGCAGAAGCGTTCTGATGATGAGGACATTATGAACGATGTGGACTTCCTTAACGAACGCCTGCAGACCTCCGTGCAAGACCTCAGCTCCTTCGACCAGTATGCCACTGAAGTTAAGAGTGGCCG TCTCGAATGGTCTCCCGTCCACAAATCCGCTAAGTTCTGGCGCGAGAACGCGGCCCGCCTCAACGAGCGCGGCCAGGAGTTGCTGCGGACGCTCGTGCACCTGCTGGAGAAGAGCTCCGACCCCGTCGTGCTGGCCGTGGCCTGCTACGACGTCGGCGAATACGTGCGCCACTACCCTAGGGGCAAGCA TATTATCGAGCAATTGGGTGGCAAACAGCGCGTGATGTACCTGCTCAGCCACGAAGACCCCAACGTGCGATATGAGGCTCTACTCGCCGTCCAGAAATTGATGGTTCACAACTGGTACGTTTTCATTTTGTGTATAAgtgcatattttaatcaaaaataa
- the LOC110382791 gene encoding COX assembly mitochondrial protein homolog: MAEKSVLPSKLSEGPHGLGDPDDRSLRRVEKDVMIPKLIRDKAKKEKCIQEVADFENCCKESSLLMIVKCRKQNSALKDCMGNWYQNEEFKKLCTEEYLAQRSEYRRTGIKKPIKRA, from the exons atggctgaAAAATCTGTACTTCCAAGTAAACTATCTGAAGGACCTCACGGCTTAG GTGATCCCGATGACAGAAGTTTGCGAAGGGTTGAAAAAGACGTAATGATACCAAAACTCATAAGAGACAAAGCTAAGAAAGAGAAATGTATTCAGGAAGTGGCAGACTTTGAGAACTGTTGTAAGGAATCATCACTTTTAATGATTGTGAAGTGCAGAAAGCAAAATTCTGCGCTCAAAGACTGTATGGGTAACTGGTACCAAAATGAAGAGTTCAAAAAACTATGTACTGAAGAGTATTTAGCACAAAGAAGCGAATACAGAAGGACTGGCATTAAGAAACCTATCAAGAGGGCTTAA
- the LOC135118113 gene encoding V-type proton ATPase subunit H isoform X4, with translation MANIGDENVSQLMPSLGDEKIDMIAATSVLQIRASEIRQTQINWQSYLQSQMITQRDHDFIVNLDQRGQKELPDRNPETCAEVFMNLLTHISKDHTIQYLLVLIDDILSEDKSRVKIFREARSLGNPWQPFLNLLNRQDEFVQHMTARIIAKLACWHPHLMEKSDLHFYLSWLKDQLKMNNNDYIQSVARCLQMMLRVDEYRFAFLSVDGISTLLSILASRVNFQVQYQLVFCLWVLTFNPLLAEKMNKFNAIPILADILSDSVKEKVTRIVLAVFRNLIEKPEDHQVAKEHCIAMVQCKVLKQLSILEQKRSDDEDIMNDVDFLNERLQTSVQDLSSFDQYATEVKSGRLEWSPVHKSAKFWRENAARLNERGQELLRTLVHLLEKSSDPVVLAVACYDVGEYVRHYPRGKQYVYDLYSFVYYSIFNFICWRVRLNS, from the exons ATGGCTAATATCGGGGATGAAAATGTTAGTCAACTTATGCCGTCGCTGGGTGATGAAAAAATCG ATATGATTGCAGCCACCAGCGTCTTGCAAATCCGTGCAAGCGAGATCCGCCAAACTCAGATCAATTGGCAGTCTTATCTGCA GTCTCAGATGATCACGCAACGTGACCATGACTTCATTGTGAACTTGGATCAGCGTGGTCAGAAGGAGCTGCCCGATAGGAACCCAGAAACCTGTGCTGAGGTGTTCATGAACTTGCTGACGCACATCAGCAAGGACCACACCATCCAGTACTTGCTGGTCCTGATTGATGACATCCTTTCT GAAGACAAAAGCAGGGTGAAGATCTTCCGCGAGGCGAGGTCTCTGGGCAACCCGTGGCAGCCGTTCCTCAACCTGCTGAACCGTCAGGATGAGTTTGTCCAGCACATGACTGCGCGCATCATCGCCAAGCTGGCTTGCTGGCACCCACACCTGATGGAGAAGAGTGACCTCCACTTCTACCTCTCCTGGCTCAAGGACCAACTGAAAATGAAC AACAATGACTACATTCAATCGGTGGCTCGTTGCCTGCAAATGATGCTGCGCGTCGACGAGTACCGCTTCGCGTTCCTGTCTGTGGACGGCATCTCCACCCTGCTGTCTATCCTGGCCTCCAGGGTCAACTTCCAG GTGCAATACCAGTTGGTGTTCTGCCTGTGGGTGCTGACCTTCAACCCGCTGTTAGCCGAGAAGATGAACAAGTTCAATGCCATCCCCATCCTGGCAGACATCCTCAGCGACTCCGTGAAGGAGAAGGTCACTCGTATTGTGCTCGCTGTCTTCAGGAACCTGATTGAGAAGCCTGAAGATCATCAG GTGGCCAAAGAACACTGCATCGCCATGGTGCAGTGCAAGGTCCTGAAGCAGCTCTCCATCTTGGAGCAGAAGCGTTCTGATGATGAGGACATTATGAACGATGTGGACTTCCTTAACGAACGCCTGCAGACCTCCGTGCAAGACCTCAGCTCCTTCGACCAGTATGCCACTGAAGTTAAGAGTGGCCG TCTCGAATGGTCTCCCGTCCATAAATCCGCTAAGTTCTGGCGCGAGAACGCGGCCCGCCTCAACGAGCGCGGCCAGGAGTTGCTGCGGACGCTCGTGCACCTGCTGGAGAAGAGCTCCGACCCCGTCGTGCTGGCCGTGGCCTGCTACGACGTCGGCGAATACGTGCGCCACTACCCTAGGGGCAAGCAGTATGTATATGatctatattcatttgtttattattcgattttcaactttatttgctgGAGGGTAAGGTTAAACAGCTAA